Proteins encoded in a region of the Zea mays cultivar B73 chromosome 2, Zm-B73-REFERENCE-NAM-5.0, whole genome shotgun sequence genome:
- the LOC103647261 gene encoding germin-like protein 9-3 gives MGRLSCTYTTVLVALALSAPLAALAGDPDILTDYIVPADANPGTTNGTFFTFTGFRAAMTMPMPNFMPTKATMAEFPALNGQSVSYVLLMFPAGGSVNPTHTHPRSAELLLLLDGALSVGFVDTAGNLFTQDLAAGDMFVFPKGTVHWQYNQGTQPAKALSAFGSAAPGLVSLPSTLFGASNIDDNVLATSFKTDVATIQKLKAGLHA, from the coding sequence ATGGGGAGGCTCAGCTGCACCTACACCACCGTGCTCGTGGCGCTCGCGCTCTCAGCTCCACTGGCCGCCCTCGCCGGCGACCCAGACATCCTGACCGACTACATCGTCCCAGCGGACGCGAACCCCGGGACCACCAACGGCACCTTCTTCACGTTCACGGGGTTCCGCGCGGCCATGACCATGCCCATGCCCAACTTCATGCCGACCAAGGCCACGATGGCGGAGTTCCCGGCGCTCAACGGCCAGAGCGTCTCGTACGTGCTGCTCATGTTCCCGGCGGGGGGCTCGGTGAACCCCACGCACACCCACCCGCGGTCCGCCGAgcttctgctcctcctcgacggcgCGCTCTCTGTCGGCTTCGTGGACACCGCGGGCAATCTCTTCACCCAGGACCTCGCCGCCGGCGACATGTTCGTGTTCCCCAAGGGCACCGTGCACTGGCAGTACAACCAGGGCACGCAGCCTGCCAAGGCGCTCTCCGCCTTCGGGAGTGCCGCCCCAGGGCTCGTGTCCCTCCCCAGCACCCTCTTTGGCGCCAGCAACATCGACGATAACGTCCTCGCAACGTCCTTCAAGACCGATGTGGCCACCATCCAGAAGCTCAAGGCAGGCCTCCACGCATAA